A stretch of Anolis sagrei isolate rAnoSag1 chromosome X, rAnoSag1.mat, whole genome shotgun sequence DNA encodes these proteins:
- the LOC132780131 gene encoding 5'-3' exonuclease PLD3 — protein MKPHVVYQQLKTLHNPEEPPLTEQPRPAQHKFFPRDSHYILVTAILSTMLVAALLVRMFLFPFYSPASVETVVATPSLDNTCNDPCRVTLVESIPEGLIYDDNSTINPSIFEAWMNILGDARSTVDIASFYWTLSDEDTHTHDPSSSQGEEVLSELLKLPNRGVSVRIAVNPPSAHMPCSDLRKLEESGAQIRKVNLPRLTSGILHTKFWIVDQTHIYIGSANMDWRALTQVKELGVAVYNCSCLAQDLGKMFEAYWALGLPNATIPSPWPANFSTTYNKETPLALQFNGTDARVFFSSAPPALCATGRTEDLQALLGVIDEAQEFVYIAVMNYLPTMEFSHPRRFWPAIDNFLRKAAYERQVRVRLLVSCWKHSKGNMFPFLRSLNAMQDNRTHYNVEVRLFVVPANESEARIPYARVNHSKFMVTDKVAYIGTSNWSGDYFLHTAGSALVVNQSDTEAGIQPTLREQLQAVFERDWDSQYSRELNSLGQWQDSCSPV, from the exons ATGAAGCCTCACGTCGTGTACCAGCAG CTGAAGACGTTGCACAACCCTGAAGAGCCTCCGCTGACTGAGCAGCCAAGACCGGCTCAACACAAG TTCTTCCCACGGGACTCCCATTACATCTTGGTGACAGCGATCTTGTCTACAATGCTGGTGGCAGCCCTTTTGGTCCGGatgttcctctttcccttctataGTCCAGCTTCTGTAGAGACTGTGGTGGCCACCCCATCTCTGGACAACACGTGCAATGACCCATGCAG GGTCACACTGGTGGAAAGTATCCCTGAAGGGCTGATCTACGATGACAACAGTACCATCAACCCTTCTATTTTCGAGGCCTGGATGAACATTTTGGGAGATGCGAGGAGCACCGTGGATATTGCCTCTTTCTATTGGACCTTGTCGGATGAGGACACTCATACCCACGATCCCTCCTCCAGCCAG GGGGAAGAAGTTCTATCAGAGCTGCTGAAACTGCCCAACCGAGGGGTCTCTGTGCGGATTGCGGTCAATCCCCCTTCTGCTCATATGCCATGCAGTGATCTCCGGAAGCTGGAGGAAAGTG GTGCTCAGATCCGTAAGGTCAACCTGCCCAGACTCACCTCAGGAATCCTACACACCAAATTTTGGATTGTGGACCAGACGCACATTTACATTGGGAGCGCCAACATGGACTGGCGTGCCCTCACACAG gtgaaggagctgggagtggctgTGTACAATTGCAGTTGCTTGGCCCAGGACTTAGGGAAGATGTTTGAAGCATACTGGGCCCTGGGCTTGCCCAACGCCACCATCCCCTCGCCCTGGCCGGCCAATTTCTCCACAACATACAACAAGGAGACTCCCTTGGCGCTCCAGTTTAACGGCACGGATGCCAGGGTGTTTTTCTCG AGTGCTCCTCCGGCCCTGTGTGCCACAGGACGGACTGAAGACCTTCAAGCCCTTCTTGGCGTCATTGATGAGGCCCAAGAATTTGTCTACATCGCTGTGATGAACTACTTGCCCACTATGGAGTTCTCACATCCCAGGAG GTTTTGGCCAGCGATCGATAACTTTCTGAGGAAAGCAGCCTACGAGAGGCAAGTGCGAGTCCGCCTCCTGGTCAGCTgctggaagcactccaagggcAACATGTTTCCCTTCCTGCGATCCCTAAATGCCATGCAGGACAACCGGACCCACTACAACGTGGAAGTG AGGCTCTTTGTGGTCCCAGCAAATGAATCAGAAGCCAGGATCCCTTACGCCAGAGTCAACCACAGCAAGTTCATGGTGACGGACAAGGTGGCTTATATTG GAACATCCAACTGGTCTGGGGATTACTTCCTCCACACAGCCGGATCTGCCTTGGTTGTGAATCAAAGCGACACAGAGGCTGGGATCCAGCCCACCCTCCGGGAGCAACTCCAGGCAGTGTTTGAACGGGACTGGGACTCTCAGTACAGTCGGGAACTGAACTCCTTGGGCCAGTGGCAGGATTCTTGCAGTCCTGTTTAG